The genomic stretch ACCATCGCCTACCTGATCTCGCGGCGTACCCACGGGCGAGGCCTGCTGACCACGCTCTTCCTGGTGCCGATGATGCTGTCGCCGGTCGTGGTCGGGCTGTTCTGGCGGTTCATGCTCGACGCGCAGTTCGGCGTGGTGAACAGCATGCTCGGCTCGTTGGGTTTGGAGCCGGTGGAGTGGCTGACCCGGCAGCGGACGGCGCTGATCTCGCTGATCGTGGTCGACACCTGGCAGTGGACGCCGTTCATCATGCTCATCGCCCTGGCCGGGCTGACCGCGGTGCCCAAGTACCTGTACGAGGCCGCCTCGATCGACCGGGCGTCCGAGTGGTTCCGGTTCCGCACCATCACGCTTCCGCTCGTGTGGCCGCTGCTGCTGATCGCTGTGTTGTTCCGGGCCATCGAGGCGTTCCGGCTGTTCGACCTCGTCTACATCCTCACCAACGGCGGTCCGGGGGTCTCGACCGAGACGTTGTCGTTCCACGTCTACAAGGTCGCGTTCCTCGGCTTCAACACCGGGACAGCCTC from Paractinoplanes brasiliensis encodes the following:
- a CDS encoding carbohydrate ABC transporter permease, which translates into the protein MTDRRLAVVFIAPALLLLLAMSVFPLLWALYLSFTDYSATRGGSANWVWFGNYTAILTSAQVHTRALTTLIYVVGAVGLQTTLGFTIAYLISRRTHGRGLLTTLFLVPMMLSPVVVGLFWRFMLDAQFGVVNSMLGSLGLEPVEWLTRQRTALISLIVVDTWQWTPFIMLIALAGLTAVPKYLYEAASIDRASEWFRFRTITLPLVWPLLLIAVLFRAIEAFRLFDLVYILTNGGPGVSTETLSFHVYKVAFLGFNTGTASAYGILMVLVVIVLTQLYLRYLNKLKED